In Candidatus Cloacimonadota bacterium, the following proteins share a genomic window:
- a CDS encoding PLP-dependent aminotransferase family protein → MIKEKINHTTRTMKSSMIRELVASTRDIEGLISFAGGFPSPKTFPVEIMRDLYSKVIRDEGSSVLQYGASEGDPVLKKELLKWEGYDISPSQMLITAGSTNGIYYITRALADPGDVIICEAPSFLGTLVAFEATGAELVGVPLDQEGLDINILQSKVEELHHLGKKVKLIYTIPDFHNPAGLTMSLSRRKALIEYAIAMQIPILEDNPYSRLRFSGEALPTLYNIATKDYMNHEVVTEVVSFSKILGPGLRLAFVKGDKTLIERMCSWQQKVNIAPDNVSQRIAARFLEAGHMESHLAKCCDFYRPYLQKMLDAMAQYLPSYIQYTKPEGGIFTWLRLPEDMNADELFEQAKAKKVSFIPGSKFYPSGQEKYNALRLNFSFSTMEQIDQGMSSLGKLMEDFYT, encoded by the coding sequence ATGATTAAAGAAAAGATTAATCATACTACAAGAACCATGAAGTCATCCATGATCCGTGAATTGGTGGCCAGCACTCGCGATATCGAGGGCTTAATCTCCTTTGCGGGAGGCTTTCCATCTCCAAAAACCTTCCCAGTAGAAATCATGAGAGACTTGTACAGCAAAGTAATCCGTGATGAAGGCTCCAGTGTGCTGCAATACGGTGCCAGTGAAGGCGATCCCGTGCTAAAGAAGGAACTGCTGAAGTGGGAAGGATACGACATTAGTCCGTCTCAAATGCTGATTACAGCAGGTTCAACTAACGGAATATACTATATAACGCGTGCTCTGGCAGATCCAGGCGATGTCATTATCTGCGAAGCACCCAGTTTCTTGGGAACTTTGGTTGCTTTTGAGGCCACTGGAGCAGAACTGGTTGGAGTCCCTTTGGATCAGGAAGGCTTGGATATAAACATCCTGCAAAGTAAAGTAGAAGAGCTGCACCACCTGGGTAAGAAGGTGAAACTAATCTATACCATTCCAGATTTTCATAATCCTGCAGGGCTCACCATGAGCCTGTCAAGACGCAAGGCATTGATAGAGTATGCCATTGCCATGCAGATTCCGATATTGGAGGATAATCCCTATTCCCGCTTGCGTTTCAGCGGTGAAGCCCTACCCACTTTATACAACATCGCCACGAAAGACTATATGAATCACGAAGTGGTAACTGAAGTAGTATCCTTTTCCAAGATACTGGGTCCTGGCTTGAGACTTGCTTTTGTGAAAGGCGATAAGACTCTGATAGAGCGGATGTGTTCCTGGCAACAGAAAGTAAATATTGCTCCAGATAATGTATCCCAAAGGATCGCAGCCAGATTCCTCGAAGCCGGACACATGGAATCCCATCTCGCCAAGTGCTGCGATTTCTATAGACCATATCTGCAAAAAATGCTGGATGCCATGGCACAATACTTGCCTTCCTACATTCAATACACAAAGCCGGAAGGCGGTATCTTCACGTGGCTTCGACTTCCGGAAGATATGAATGCTGATGAGCTGTTTGAGCAAGCCAAAGCCAAAAAAGTTAGTTTTATCCCCGGCAGCAAGTTCTATCCCAGCGGTCAGGAGAAGTACAATGCTCTCAGGCTCAATTTCAGCTTCAGTACAATGGAGCAAATCGACCAAGGCATGAGCAGCCTTGGAAAACTGATGGAAGACTTTTATACTTGA
- a CDS encoding prepilin peptidase — MNIVILILLAVIGAALGSFFNVIIYRLPRKQSIVYPPSHCGECNKPIPFYLNIPIASYIILRGKCKYCGASIHWHHFLVELLTPIILMLLFVQYGYDGQYMLFFKYSVLCLFLIPIFFIDAFHQIIPHKLSIPLIPLGLIFALIPGNDITILESGITAAIIFCFLVFIAYAYRFARKADGLGGGDIWLLTGISTFMGLISMPYLILVSAVLGIVYFFIFVRNKEQGFAFGTFIAVTTILLSLLGSSQMLANLPFF; from the coding sequence TTGAACATAGTAATACTCATCTTATTAGCTGTCATAGGCGCTGCTTTGGGCAGCTTTTTTAATGTGATTATCTACCGCTTGCCCAGAAAACAGTCCATAGTATATCCACCGTCACACTGTGGAGAATGCAACAAACCAATACCCTTCTATTTGAACATCCCGATAGCAAGCTATATAATACTGCGCGGAAAGTGCAAGTATTGTGGCGCTTCCATCCATTGGCACCACTTTTTGGTAGAGCTTTTAACACCCATTATCCTCATGTTGCTGTTCGTTCAATACGGCTACGATGGGCAGTATATGCTCTTTTTCAAGTATTCAGTGTTGTGCCTGTTTCTGATCCCGATATTCTTCATAGATGCTTTCCATCAGATCATCCCCCACAAGCTTTCTATACCGCTAATTCCCTTGGGACTGATCTTTGCGCTGATCCCGGGTAACGACATCACGATCCTGGAATCAGGCATTACTGCTGCCATCATATTCTGCTTTCTGGTTTTTATCGCCTATGCTTATCGGTTTGCAAGGAAGGCAGATGGTCTGGGAGGCGGAGACATTTGGCTTCTGACCGGTATATCTACCTTCATGGGGCTGATCAGTATGCCATACTTGATCCTGGTATCGGCTGTGTTGGGAATCGTCTATTTCTTTATATTTGTGCGAAACAAGGAACAAGGCTTTGCCTTCGGGACATTCATAGCAGTTACCACTATCTTGTTGTCACTCTTGGGATCTTCCCAGATGCTGGCGAACTTGCCATTTTTCTAG
- a CDS encoding flavin reductase family protein codes for MMRIHNLPEAYAKVHLPSKVAMAVTVKPDNSFNLITLEWFMRTSIAPPMFAISIGHSRYSYECLQENRYFNLVFPASTQKTLLTLAGSQSGRDIDKFAAGKVESFPGKLHKLPILKDAVACFECEVVSQVKSGDHTIYVGEVKYSWSNDEAELFFYSKS; via the coding sequence ATGATGAGAATCCACAATCTGCCGGAAGCATATGCCAAAGTTCATTTGCCTTCCAAGGTTGCCATGGCGGTTACGGTAAAACCGGATAACAGCTTCAATCTGATAACTTTGGAATGGTTCATGAGAACTTCAATTGCACCACCTATGTTTGCGATTTCAATCGGACACAGCCGCTATTCCTATGAATGTCTGCAAGAAAACAGATACTTCAATCTTGTATTTCCCGCTTCCACTCAAAAAACGCTTTTAACCTTAGCAGGTTCTCAAAGCGGCAGAGATATCGACAAATTTGCTGCTGGAAAGGTTGAGTCTTTTCCAGGTAAGCTTCACAAATTACCCATTCTCAAAGATGCTGTCGCCTGCTTTGAATGTGAGGTTGTCTCGCAAGTAAAAAGCGGTGATCACACTATCTATGTGGGCGAAGTGAAATACAGTTGGAGCAACGACGAGGCCGAACTCTTCTTTTATTCCAAGAGTTAG
- a CDS encoding GNAT family protein: protein MKYFRKMTGEKCFLSPVSLEDVERYTEWVNDLEIGQFVLFSSTVFDVDKERTALQDLMKNSVIFAIVEKDTNKVIGNCGLHLVNNVHRHAQFGIFIGEKTYWNQGIGSEATSLILDYGFNIMNLNNISLEVVDYNKRAIKCYEKVGFKFVGRRRKYNFMAGEYHDALIYDILAEDFQSPYVKKTFDYSISDEAGHSKISIV, encoded by the coding sequence ATGAAATACTTTCGAAAAATGACCGGTGAAAAATGCTTCCTATCCCCCGTTTCTTTGGAAGATGTGGAGCGTTACACAGAATGGGTCAACGACCTTGAAATTGGGCAATTTGTGCTGTTTTCTTCCACTGTTTTTGATGTCGATAAAGAGCGCACGGCCTTGCAGGATTTGATGAAAAACAGTGTGATCTTTGCCATCGTGGAGAAGGATACTAACAAAGTGATAGGGAATTGCGGATTGCATTTAGTGAACAATGTCCACCGCCATGCTCAATTCGGCATCTTTATCGGTGAAAAGACCTATTGGAATCAAGGAATTGGCTCTGAAGCCACATCTCTGATCCTGGATTATGGCTTCAATATAATGAATCTGAACAATATCAGTCTGGAAGTGGTGGATTACAACAAGCGAGCCATAAAATGCTATGAAAAGGTAGGATTCAAGTTTGTGGGCAGACGCCGTAAATACAACTTTATGGCAGGCGAATACCACGATGCCCTCATCTACGACATCCTTGCCGAAGATTTCCAGAGCCCTTATGTGAAGAAAACGTTCGACTACTCCATTAGTGACGAAGCTGGGCACAGCAAGATATCCATTGTCTGA
- the holB gene encoding DNA polymerase III subunit delta' translates to MFRNIKGQQQVVDLLQHAIEQRRIAQAYIFHGGEGVGKFMTALCFGMALNCLSSSEYRPCGVCASCHKFLSFEHPDFTYLFPTVNLKLSSDGEIKDADALKQYEAYIKNKIESPWQDYFFSGSTEIRKESISLLIKRLEYSIHEAQYRVAIIENADMMNTQTANAFLKTLEEPPKNTLIILITERLPQILPTILSRCQPVYFKPLSQTVIQEILFENFHVDTALAKSAARISGGNLKTAIRVANDAGNTTRDKAFELVSMAYEKANLDYIDQTAKHKISSDALRDLLAYMGIIANDLALIHLAPDEVTNLDKSDFLGEVSHSGIPDRIPDYLLLLDDFSRKLDGNVNPTLIQLNLFLATRNLLSI, encoded by the coding sequence ATGTTTCGTAATATCAAGGGACAGCAGCAAGTTGTTGACTTGTTGCAACATGCCATCGAACAGCGACGTATAGCCCAAGCTTATATCTTCCATGGTGGAGAAGGAGTGGGCAAGTTTATGACCGCACTTTGTTTTGGGATGGCGCTAAACTGTCTCTCCAGCAGCGAATATCGCCCCTGTGGGGTTTGTGCATCCTGTCACAAATTCCTCAGTTTCGAGCATCCTGACTTTACGTATCTATTCCCAACGGTGAACCTGAAACTAAGCTCAGATGGAGAGATCAAAGATGCAGATGCCCTGAAACAATATGAAGCCTATATCAAGAACAAGATTGAAAGCCCCTGGCAGGACTACTTCTTTAGCGGTTCCACAGAGATTCGGAAAGAGAGTATCAGCTTGCTCATCAAGCGCTTGGAATACTCCATTCATGAAGCCCAATATCGGGTTGCGATCATCGAAAACGCAGACATGATGAATACCCAGACCGCAAACGCATTTCTAAAAACTTTGGAAGAACCTCCAAAGAACACACTTATAATCTTGATTACAGAAAGACTGCCGCAGATACTGCCCACCATTCTGTCCCGCTGTCAGCCGGTTTACTTTAAGCCTCTTTCTCAAACTGTGATACAGGAAATCCTATTCGAGAATTTCCATGTGGACACTGCATTGGCAAAGAGTGCTGCCAGAATAAGCGGGGGAAATCTGAAGACGGCAATCCGCGTAGCAAATGACGCAGGTAATACCACCAGAGACAAGGCTTTCGAACTCGTTTCCATGGCATATGAGAAAGCGAATCTGGATTATATCGACCAAACGGCCAAGCACAAGATCAGTTCCGATGCTCTTCGCGACCTGCTAGCTTATATGGGGATTATAGCCAATGATCTGGCTTTGATACACTTAGCCCCAGACGAAGTAACCAATCTGGACAAAAGTGATTTTTTGGGAGAAGTATCTCATAGCGGCATTCCGGATCGTATTCCGGACTACCTGTTGCTTCTGGACGATTTTAGCAGAAAGCTGGACGGTAATGTGAATCCAACCTTGATCCAATTGAACCTCTTTCTGGCCACACGTAATCTGCTAAGTATATGA
- the murJ gene encoding murein biosynthesis integral membrane protein MurJ translates to MSLRRLARSISVMSIAVFFSRILGLVRDQLMAFFFGGGYLNDAFNIAYNIPNLLRRLFGEGALSTAFVPIYNDIGIKKDKNAQIDFALNVLSILTVFLLLLTILGIVFAPVIVRLLYPGLTPQTSDIAIKLTRIIFPYLFFIGLSSTFIAILNSHDYFFMTGLSSALLNIGMILSLVVPYFIWKLPAERLIYPAGWGVVIGGAMQTIINFPYLKKVGYRFTIMLHFGQEALKTLWKRFIPAMIGIGIREINLIADALMASFLPMGSITALAYGNRLMQLPLGIFAISAGTAVLPTYSRLVSKGEYSELSDSLRFTSLSLAYIMLPISAIILALAEDFVVILFAHGAFDQHAVWMSSQALIFYSLGLLFYSMNQVLTPLFYAKGDTRTPVILAAVMIGLNISLNFVLMQFIQHRGLALSTSITAIVNYLSLLILIRKRFPYISSKGVLGNLLKTLLISVVIYFMAHYLRDLIPLESKAGLVLQSVLISGLCFLFFYLMGILLHLIYIKEATQNLCKRLHRR, encoded by the coding sequence ATGAGTCTACGCCGTCTGGCCCGCAGTATCAGCGTGATGAGTATCGCTGTATTCTTCAGCCGAATCTTAGGGCTGGTAAGGGATCAGTTGATGGCTTTCTTCTTTGGCGGCGGATATTTGAACGATGCCTTCAACATAGCCTACAACATCCCCAATCTCTTGCGCAGACTTTTTGGCGAAGGAGCGCTTTCTACAGCTTTTGTGCCTATCTACAACGATATTGGCATAAAGAAAGATAAAAACGCCCAGATAGATTTTGCGCTAAATGTCCTTAGTATCCTCACGGTATTTTTGCTGTTACTTACCATTTTGGGAATTGTCTTTGCTCCAGTTATCGTCAGGCTTCTGTATCCCGGATTGACACCGCAGACTAGCGATATTGCCATCAAACTAACCCGGATTATCTTTCCTTATCTCTTTTTTATTGGATTGTCATCCACATTCATCGCAATTCTAAATTCCCACGATTACTTCTTTATGACCGGATTATCCAGTGCACTGCTGAATATAGGTATGATATTGAGCCTTGTAGTACCATATTTTATCTGGAAGCTGCCTGCAGAACGCTTGATTTATCCGGCTGGTTGGGGCGTGGTGATCGGTGGAGCCATGCAGACGATTATCAATTTTCCCTATCTGAAAAAGGTGGGATATCGCTTTACTATTATGTTACACTTTGGTCAGGAAGCGCTAAAAACCTTGTGGAAACGCTTTATTCCTGCTATGATCGGTATCGGTATCAGAGAGATCAACCTGATTGCGGATGCTTTAATGGCCAGCTTTCTGCCCATGGGTAGTATCACCGCTCTGGCCTATGGTAATAGACTGATGCAATTGCCTTTGGGAATCTTTGCCATCAGTGCGGGTACTGCTGTGTTGCCCACATATTCCAGATTGGTAAGCAAGGGAGAGTACTCAGAGCTCTCTGATAGCCTGCGCTTCACATCCTTGAGTTTGGCATATATCATGTTGCCTATCAGCGCCATAATCCTCGCACTTGCAGAAGATTTCGTTGTGATCCTGTTTGCTCATGGTGCATTCGATCAACATGCAGTTTGGATGAGCTCACAGGCTCTGATCTTCTATTCTCTGGGACTGCTGTTCTACAGTATGAATCAGGTGCTTACTCCGTTGTTCTATGCCAAAGGAGATACTCGTACACCCGTGATTTTGGCTGCTGTAATGATAGGACTAAACATCAGTTTGAACTTTGTGTTGATGCAGTTTATCCAACATCGGGGATTGGCATTGTCCACCTCAATCACAGCAATTGTGAATTACCTCAGCTTATTGATTCTGATTCGCAAGAGATTTCCCTACATCAGCAGTAAAGGCGTATTGGGCAACCTCTTGAAGACTCTGCTTATCTCAGTTGTCATCTATTTCATGGCGCATTATCTAAGAGATCTGATCCCGCTGGAATCTAAAGCCGGATTAGTCCTGCAATCCGTTCTTATTTCAGGATTGTGCTTTCTATTCTTCTATCTGATGGGAATACTACTCCACTTAATCTACATCAAAGAGGCTACACAAAACTTATGCAAGCGCCTACACCGCAGATAG
- the uvrC gene encoding excinuclease ABC subunit UvrC: MQAPTPQIAEKIPYLPDKPGVYLWKNAKDDVIYVGKALSLKNRIKSYLSNSPKDPKTEQLVAHIAALDYIITSSENEAFLLEANMIKRFQPKYNVMLKDDKRYPYVKITLNEDFPRVFVTRDLVKDGSRYFGPYTDVRSLRRTLRSFEWLFPIRDCKRNIPIGAVVFQKACINHQLGKCSAPCIGKISQGQYMQIVDKMIRFFEGKYEEVSDEYRQEMNNLSDELRFEEAAKIRDRIVAIQKIQKRQSIVYSDRRNIDIIGFYQEENDAICLVLRMQEGVIINQENYPMKNISLESRESILASFLKLYYAQKDELPQEILLPFEPADYEALSQWLKGLLSLPQRGDKARLLAMAKRNAFNLIEEKKLAHMRKANRTIFPIQELKEALGFDKLPRKIVCMDISTIQGTDTVSSAVYFENGKAKKKYYRHFIIREIQTQNDFAALQETLSRYLTEIDKEPDMKPDLFIIDGGKGQLSATHEILQNSAYADLRIVSLAKRAEELFLPGNSESIILSRSSSALRLVTRIRDEAHRFAISFHRSRRSKRTLISELEEIPGIGESTKFILLKELGSVGKIKDADIATLTSIKGIGEKTASSIYKHYHKEQE; encoded by the coding sequence ATGCAAGCGCCTACACCGCAGATAGCCGAGAAGATTCCATACTTGCCGGATAAACCCGGTGTGTATCTATGGAAAAACGCAAAGGATGATGTGATCTATGTAGGTAAAGCACTCTCCTTGAAGAACCGCATCAAATCCTACCTCAGCAACAGTCCCAAAGATCCAAAGACAGAGCAATTGGTAGCTCATATCGCAGCGCTGGACTACATCATAACATCCAGCGAGAATGAAGCTTTCTTGCTGGAAGCAAATATGATCAAGCGCTTCCAACCGAAGTACAACGTGATGCTAAAGGACGATAAGCGCTATCCCTATGTGAAGATCACTTTGAACGAAGATTTCCCCAGGGTATTTGTTACCAGGGATCTAGTGAAAGACGGATCCCGCTATTTCGGTCCTTACACGGATGTACGTTCATTAAGACGCACATTGAGAAGCTTTGAATGGCTCTTCCCCATCCGTGATTGCAAGCGCAATATCCCCATTGGAGCGGTAGTGTTCCAGAAAGCCTGCATCAATCATCAATTGGGAAAGTGCAGCGCTCCATGCATCGGGAAGATATCTCAGGGGCAATATATGCAAATCGTCGATAAGATGATCCGTTTTTTTGAAGGCAAATACGAGGAAGTATCGGATGAGTATCGCCAAGAGATGAACAACTTATCTGATGAATTGCGTTTCGAAGAAGCGGCAAAGATTAGAGATCGCATAGTCGCCATACAAAAGATACAGAAGCGGCAGAGCATAGTCTATTCTGATCGCCGCAACATCGACATCATCGGGTTCTATCAGGAAGAGAACGACGCTATCTGCCTGGTTCTGAGGATGCAGGAAGGAGTCATCATCAATCAGGAAAACTATCCCATGAAGAATATCTCCTTGGAGAGTAGGGAGAGTATTTTGGCATCTTTTCTGAAGCTGTATTATGCCCAGAAAGATGAACTGCCCCAAGAGATCCTGTTGCCCTTTGAACCCGCTGATTATGAGGCTCTGTCGCAATGGCTGAAGGGTTTGCTGAGTCTTCCTCAACGCGGAGACAAAGCTAGACTGCTGGCCATGGCCAAACGTAATGCATTCAACTTGATTGAGGAAAAGAAACTGGCGCATATGCGCAAAGCAAATCGTACGATATTCCCCATTCAGGAGCTAAAAGAAGCCTTGGGTTTTGACAAGCTTCCCCGCAAAATCGTATGTATGGATATCTCCACCATTCAAGGGACAGATACAGTATCCAGCGCGGTTTACTTTGAAAATGGCAAAGCCAAAAAGAAGTATTACCGGCACTTTATTATTCGTGAAATTCAAACTCAGAATGACTTTGCTGCGCTTCAGGAAACGCTGTCCCGCTACCTCACAGAAATCGATAAAGAACCGGATATGAAACCTGATCTATTCATCATAGATGGTGGTAAAGGACAGCTTTCTGCTACACATGAGATTTTACAAAACAGTGCCTACGCTGATCTGCGCATTGTATCCCTTGCCAAGCGGGCTGAAGAATTATTCTTACCCGGAAACAGTGAGTCTATTATCCTGTCCCGTAGCTCATCTGCACTCAGATTGGTCACGAGAATACGAGATGAAGCACACCGTTTTGCCATCAGTTTTCATCGTAGCAGACGGAGCAAGCGCACTTTGATCAGTGAATTGGAAGAGATTCCCGGGATCGGAGAAAGCACCAAATTCATTCTGCTAAAAGAGCTTGGCAGCGTGGGAAAAATCAAAGATGCGGATATTGCTACCCTTACAAGCATCAAAGGTATCGGCGAGAAGACTGCATCCAGCATATATAAACATTATCACAAGGAACAAGAATGA
- a CDS encoding glutamate mutase L → MKQCDYAVITDIGSTTTKAILIDCVKARLLAVEHADTTVEAPHNDVKIGIIEAIRKVERQSGISLLSDVSRDKHFSFVPNIRYLSTSSAGGGLQILVIGLTLFDSASSAKRAAYGAGGIILDVFAINDRRSTIEQMMAMRDLRPDMILISGGTDGGAISSVLRLAEILRIAKPMPKFSTSVKIPTIYAGNSDAADMIRMMISQDFDLHILPNLRPSLQQENLKPSRDKIQELFMETVMERAPGYTEIKDIVHAPILPTPSGVLQILLELDNAKVKNLILFDIGGATTDVFTRIDTHFQRTVSANLGMSYSALNVMKESEVETVRRLLPDNISERELRNYVGNKSLYPTSNPGSTNEYRIEHALAKCALRLAVTQHENMHYNQEKLGFLDAMKSNGKDKYEAKFNYIANEESFYFYPSDIGLIIGAGGVFAHAQNPNQCLDILIGGVFPVGITELAIDKHFISPHLGVFSTVDKSLSRDLLFKECLSSLAIYVRPIFPEKKSIPVLNVEYDGKSHLVLSDNLVLLPAQTGRKMLFKALKKCMIDGASKEQSITSDLPIIIDTRLERDGFDPIMDYLLELYTEDAAPHVFKNDADPIRDQFWYDVELPYNGDILKKCGEKVVPDEIVAQNLYNPPRLFVVNTNLSNAKVPEEIFQRAICVKIGDEIYFSDELRRPLPEYDMRQAHHSPVRGKVEFIDYKSGLIVLSEIQKYSRKPIEIMIADKLGVAPKKAKRYLVKNVGEFVYEGDTVARYIKPDHVKIVPSPSTGQIIDFDAKTGVMTIQYNYKATSYHANVSGIVSRVEQDRALRLSYNAIRLSAAIGWGKTVHGNLFWVPDVSQDPLPENCIAVLGFKPTFADLKRLSQLSVGIICPSMDEADLCEYLGAEQGVINTGDEHIPASLVLIQGFGDIALVPQQEKYFRENTGKLCMLEPHTRIRAGVVRAGINILC, encoded by the coding sequence ATGAAGCAATGCGATTACGCTGTGATCACCGATATCGGTTCCACTACCACCAAGGCCATCCTGATCGATTGCGTGAAAGCTAGGCTTTTGGCAGTAGAGCATGCAGATACCACAGTGGAAGCCCCGCATAATGACGTTAAGATTGGCATCATCGAAGCCATCAGGAAGGTTGAAAGGCAAAGCGGTATATCGCTGCTTTCAGATGTTTCCAGAGACAAGCACTTCAGTTTCGTACCAAACATACGATATCTGAGCACAAGCAGTGCCGGAGGGGGATTACAGATCCTGGTAATCGGCCTTACTCTCTTTGATAGTGCCAGTAGTGCAAAACGAGCGGCTTACGGAGCCGGAGGCATCATTCTGGACGTATTTGCCATCAACGACCGGCGCAGTACCATAGAGCAAATGATGGCAATGCGAGATTTGCGTCCGGATATGATCCTTATCTCCGGAGGGACAGATGGAGGTGCGATCAGTTCTGTGCTACGCTTGGCGGAAATCCTCCGCATTGCAAAACCCATGCCGAAATTCAGCACCAGTGTAAAAATCCCGACAATCTACGCTGGTAACAGCGATGCTGCCGACATGATCCGGATGATGATTTCGCAGGATTTTGACCTGCATATTCTACCCAATCTGCGACCCAGTTTACAACAAGAGAACCTGAAGCCTAGCCGGGACAAGATACAGGAGCTATTCATGGAAACCGTGATGGAACGAGCTCCCGGATATACCGAGATTAAAGATATTGTTCACGCTCCGATTTTACCTACTCCCTCAGGAGTATTGCAAATCCTTTTAGAACTGGATAATGCAAAGGTAAAGAACTTGATACTCTTTGACATCGGAGGTGCTACCACTGATGTCTTTACCCGTATAGACACTCATTTTCAACGAACTGTAAGCGCAAACCTGGGTATGAGTTACAGTGCCCTGAATGTGATGAAGGAAAGTGAGGTGGAGACTGTGCGCAGGCTACTGCCAGACAATATCTCCGAGCGTGAACTGAGGAACTATGTGGGCAATAAAAGCTTGTACCCTACCAGCAATCCCGGGAGTACCAATGAATACCGCATCGAACACGCCTTGGCCAAATGCGCATTACGATTGGCTGTTACTCAACACGAGAACATGCATTACAATCAAGAGAAACTGGGCTTTCTGGATGCCATGAAATCCAACGGAAAGGACAAGTATGAAGCCAAATTCAATTATATTGCAAACGAAGAATCATTCTACTTTTATCCCAGCGACATCGGACTGATTATCGGAGCAGGTGGAGTATTTGCCCATGCCCAAAATCCAAATCAATGCCTGGATATTCTGATTGGTGGAGTATTCCCCGTTGGAATCACAGAACTGGCTATTGATAAACACTTTATTAGCCCGCATTTGGGAGTTTTCTCCACGGTGGATAAAAGTCTCAGCCGCGATCTATTGTTCAAAGAATGTCTGTCGAGCCTTGCCATTTATGTACGTCCAATTTTCCCGGAAAAGAAGAGTATCCCGGTGCTGAACGTAGAGTATGATGGCAAATCGCATTTAGTACTTTCAGATAATCTTGTGCTTCTTCCGGCTCAAACCGGGCGTAAAATGCTATTCAAAGCTTTAAAGAAATGCATGATAGACGGAGCCAGTAAGGAGCAAAGCATCACCAGCGACCTACCGATAATTATCGACACCAGACTGGAGCGTGATGGCTTCGATCCGATCATGGATTATCTGCTTGAGTTGTATACCGAAGATGCTGCACCACACGTCTTTAAGAATGATGCCGATCCCATTCGAGATCAATTCTGGTATGATGTGGAACTACCCTACAATGGAGATATCCTAAAGAAATGCGGTGAAAAGGTAGTACCTGATGAAATTGTCGCCCAAAACCTCTATAATCCTCCCCGCCTGTTTGTAGTTAATACAAATTTATCCAATGCCAAGGTTCCGGAAGAGATATTCCAAAGAGCTATCTGTGTGAAGATCGGGGACGAAATATACTTCTCTGATGAATTGCGCCGTCCCTTGCCGGAGTATGATATGCGCCAGGCTCACCATTCCCCAGTGCGCGGGAAAGTGGAATTCATCGATTACAAGAGCGGTCTGATCGTGTTGTCCGAGATTCAGAAGTATAGCAGAAAGCCCATTGAAATTATGATTGCAGACAAGCTGGGTGTAGCCCCTAAAAAGGCGAAACGATACCTCGTAAAGAATGTCGGTGAGTTCGTCTATGAAGGTGATACTGTGGCTCGCTATATCAAACCCGATCATGTGAAGATTGTACCAAGTCCCAGCACGGGACAAATCATCGATTTTGATGCTAAAACAGGAGTAATGACCATTCAATATAATTACAAAGCTACCAGCTACCATGCCAATGTATCGGGAATAGTGAGCCGAGTAGAGCAAGACCGTGCATTACGCCTTTCATATAATGCCATCCGTTTGTCCGCTGCTATCGGCTGGGGAAAAACCGTACATGGTAACCTGTTCTGGGTGCCGGACGTTTCACAGGATCCACTACCAGAAAACTGCATAGCAGTTTTGGGCTTCAAACCTACATTTGCCGATCTAAAGCGCCTTTCACAGCTTTCCGTCGGGATCATTTGCCCATCTATGGATGAAGCTGATCTTTGCGAATATCTGGGTGCAGAACAGGGAGTAATCAATACAGGTGATGAACACATACCTGCCAGTTTGGTATTGATCCAGGGGTTTGGCGATATCGCATTAGTGCCACAACAAGAAAAATACTTCAGGGAGAATACCGGAAAACTCTGTATGCTGGAGCCGCACACCAGAATCCGGGCAGGAGTAGTACGAGCAGGAATCAATATTCTTTGCTAG